The following proteins are encoded in a genomic region of Reichenbachiella sp.:
- a CDS encoding 6-phosphofructokinase: protein MSKPSIAIVCGGGPAPGINTVVSTVAKTFLKDGYRVIGVHGGYQGILSDDPQITDFDFAYADRIFSRGGSSLVMSRFKPKDSDFNTRFFTNYNVKLLVTIGGDDTASTANRLAKFLKKSELDVKNIHVPKTIDNDLPLPDRNPTFGFHSAKDEGVKIGNTIYEDAITSQNWFIMSAMGRSAGHLAFGIASACHFPMLIIPEMFNKTKITLDKVVNLIISSMLKRKLEGINYGVALVSEGVFHEIDEQELKDSGILFTYDDHGHPELGNVSKSNIFNVLVQEKLKTLGIQIKSRPVELGYELRCCRPIGYDLTLCTLLGTGVKKLFDEGTSGCIVTTNSRGDIKPMFLSEFENSDGVIPPRLVDTDAEIYKLSLHNLHFIENNDLAKAKTIVTDPETYEFNTILNWN from the coding sequence ATGTCCAAACCATCCATAGCGATCGTATGCGGAGGAGGCCCAGCACCGGGTATCAATACTGTGGTGAGCACCGTAGCCAAAACCTTCTTAAAGGACGGCTACCGCGTGATCGGCGTGCATGGGGGCTATCAGGGCATTTTGTCAGACGATCCTCAAATCACTGATTTCGATTTTGCCTATGCCGATCGAATCTTCAGTAGAGGTGGCTCTTCTTTGGTGATGAGCAGATTCAAACCCAAAGACTCTGATTTCAACACCAGGTTTTTCACAAACTATAACGTAAAACTTTTGGTGACCATAGGTGGAGATGACACCGCCAGTACTGCCAACCGATTAGCCAAATTCTTAAAGAAAAGTGAATTGGACGTGAAGAATATTCATGTACCAAAAACAATAGATAATGACTTACCCCTACCCGATCGGAATCCAACTTTCGGATTTCACTCGGCCAAGGACGAAGGCGTAAAGATCGGCAATACGATCTACGAAGACGCCATCACAAGTCAAAACTGGTTTATCATGTCAGCCATGGGAAGGTCGGCAGGACATCTGGCTTTCGGGATCGCCTCGGCCTGTCACTTTCCCATGTTGATTATCCCCGAGATGTTCAACAAGACCAAGATCACGCTCGACAAAGTGGTCAATTTGATCATTTCTTCCATGCTCAAGCGAAAACTGGAGGGCATCAATTATGGTGTTGCGTTGGTCAGTGAAGGGGTGTTTCACGAGATTGATGAGCAAGAACTCAAAGACTCTGGAATACTATTTACTTATGATGATCATGGTCATCCAGAGCTAGGAAACGTGAGTAAATCCAATATCTTTAATGTATTAGTTCAAGAGAAACTAAAGACATTGGGCATTCAAATCAAAAGTCGCCCAGTTGAGCTAGGTTATGAATTGAGATGCTGCAGACCGATTGGCTATGATTTGACGCTTTGTACCCTTTTGGGCACAGGAGTAAAAAAACTTTTTGATGAAGGAACAAGTGGCTGTATTGTTACTACCAACTCACGAGGAGATATTAAACCAATGTTCTTGTCTGAGTTTGAAAACAGCGATGGTGTAATTCCCCCTCGTTTGGTAGATACAGATGCTGAAATATATAAACTCAGCTTGCACAACTTACATTTTATAGAAAATAACGATTTAGCGAAAGCGAAAACCATAGTAACCGACCCTGAAACATACGAATTCAATACAATATTAAACTGGAATTAA
- a CDS encoding sugar kinase produces the protein MKKVVTFGEIMLRLAPQGFLRFSQANNFDVVYGGGESNVAVSLANYGVDVDFVTRLPKNDIGECAMMEMRKRGVNTSNIIFGGDRLGIYFLETGAVSRGSKVVYDRAHSAMCEIQPGMVDWKEVFKDAGFFHWTGITPAISQSAADACLEAVKVASEMGVTVSTDLNYRAKLWTYCDAKKREEIMTELTSYCDIVLGNEEDAEMHFGIKPEGISVQTEGHNVKGEAFLSVCKQMMKKFPKAKKVITTLRGSISASHNTWAGVLYDGNKLFETRQYQITDIVDRVGGGDSFMGGLIYGLLKFPEDDQHALDFAVAASCLKHTIKGDANLVTVAEVEKLMGGDASGRVAR, from the coding sequence ATGAAAAAGGTAGTAACATTCGGAGAAATCATGCTGAGATTAGCTCCACAGGGTTTTTTAAGATTTTCTCAGGCCAACAACTTCGACGTAGTGTATGGAGGAGGTGAGTCTAACGTAGCAGTATCATTGGCTAACTATGGTGTAGATGTTGACTTCGTAACACGACTACCAAAGAATGACATCGGCGAATGCGCCATGATGGAAATGAGAAAAAGAGGTGTAAACACCAGCAACATCATTTTCGGTGGCGATAGATTAGGTATCTACTTTTTGGAAACTGGTGCTGTGAGCAGAGGATCTAAAGTAGTATATGACAGAGCACACTCTGCCATGTGTGAAATTCAGCCAGGCATGGTGGATTGGAAAGAAGTATTCAAGGATGCTGGATTCTTCCACTGGACAGGTATCACACCTGCCATCTCACAAAGTGCGGCCGACGCCTGCCTAGAAGCGGTAAAAGTAGCTTCTGAAATGGGTGTGACTGTATCTACAGATTTGAACTACAGAGCAAAGCTTTGGACATACTGTGATGCAAAGAAAAGAGAAGAAATAATGACTGAGTTGACTTCGTACTGCGACATCGTGTTGGGTAACGAAGAAGATGCTGAAATGCACTTTGGAATTAAGCCAGAAGGCATCAGCGTACAAACAGAAGGTCACAATGTAAAAGGAGAAGCTTTCTTGTCTGTATGCAAGCAGATGATGAAAAAATTCCCAAAAGCTAAGAAAGTAATTACCACGTTGAGAGGAAGTATTTCTGCTTCTCACAACACTTGGGCTGGCGTATTGTACGACGGAAACAAGCTATTCGAAACACGTCAATATCAAATTACTGACATCGTGGATCGTGTAGGTGGAGGAGATTCATTTATGGGAGGATTGATCTACGGATTATTGAAATTCCCTGAGGACGATCAGCACGCACTTGATTTTGCGGTAGCTGCATCTTGTCTAAAACATACTATTAAAGGGGATGCTAATCTGGTAACGGTAGCAGAGGTTGAGAAGCTGATGGGTGGAGACGCATCAGGTAGAGTAGCCAGATAG
- a CDS encoding LacI family DNA-binding transcriptional regulator has protein sequence MKRITIKEIAKKAGVSVGTVDRVLHNRGEVAEKTKKLVKQIAKEGNYSTNVFARNLKLNKTHRFAIILPQDNEYWKTQRAGIESAAAEYASLGVQLDFYTFDRQNEDSFVTQSELALQSMPDAVVMAPLLENEATTICGQLDAAKIPYVFVDSNLESAKPLAFIGQDSVQSGYLAAKLLNIGHPENCNSLIIKFRDYDSINKTIDERIKGFKKYYAEQNLDESSIKEVEIGLDEAALKEWFESVKGKEALIFVPNSRSHQVAKQAASVWAARSYRLVGYDLVSKNLAGLEDGKIEFIIHQNPKTQGALSIQTLYRHLILNAEVRNTQFMPLDILTRENVAFADN, from the coding sequence ATGAAACGAATTACGATTAAAGAGATAGCCAAGAAAGCTGGAGTGTCAGTAGGAACCGTGGATCGAGTACTACACAATAGGGGTGAAGTGGCTGAGAAAACCAAAAAGCTGGTCAAACAAATTGCAAAGGAGGGAAATTATTCTACCAATGTATTTGCAAGAAATTTGAAGTTGAACAAAACGCATCGTTTTGCGATCATCCTTCCGCAGGATAATGAATATTGGAAAACACAGCGAGCTGGTATTGAGTCAGCAGCTGCTGAGTATGCATCTCTTGGCGTACAGTTGGACTTTTATACTTTTGATCGGCAGAACGAAGATTCTTTTGTTACTCAGTCAGAATTGGCCTTGCAGTCTATGCCTGATGCCGTAGTGATGGCACCGCTATTGGAGAATGAAGCAACCACTATATGTGGACAACTTGATGCCGCCAAAATACCTTATGTATTTGTGGACTCGAATCTGGAAAGTGCGAAGCCACTCGCCTTCATAGGTCAGGACTCTGTACAGAGTGGTTATCTGGCAGCCAAACTACTGAATATCGGTCATCCGGAAAATTGTAATTCATTGATCATCAAATTCCGTGATTACGATAGTATTAATAAAACCATCGATGAACGCATCAAAGGTTTCAAGAAATATTATGCTGAGCAAAATTTAGATGAATCGAGTATAAAAGAAGTAGAAATTGGGTTAGATGAAGCAGCACTAAAAGAATGGTTTGAATCGGTGAAAGGAAAAGAGGCTTTGATTTTCGTGCCGAATTCACGCTCGCATCAAGTAGCGAAACAAGCAGCTTCGGTTTGGGCAGCTAGGTCGTACCGTTTGGTAGGTTATGATTTGGTTTCAAAAAATTTAGCCGGATTGGAAGATGGTAAAATCGAGTTCATCATTCATCAAAATCCTAAAACCCAAGGCGCATTAAGCATTCAGACGCTATATAGGCATTTGATTCTGAACGCAGAAGTTCGGAACACCCAGTTTATGCCCTTGGATATTTTGACCAGGGAAAACGTAGCCTTCGCTGATAATTAA
- a CDS encoding helix-turn-helix transcriptional regulator, whose amino-acid sequence MATLKQPQLGQTILALRQEKKITQEELVDRCNVSVRTIQRIEAGEVTPRDSTLKIILESLDYDFNQIQDRSQKKRRLDLLNVAWIMGTIYFLTGIAESFLDFYRFEIDLPIYYSWTYTSVKLIILATYIFFMFGFVEIGKIHNNAFLKISAILMLGSMSIMEFYDIITLFSNFSEEEFLLVKGIEGVVFAGIDIAFGVALFKLASELGDLSRIAGILQILAGLCFLSFVLGFIGLFILLPATILQIMLIYKVFDRLKAAQ is encoded by the coding sequence ATGGCAACTCTAAAACAACCACAGTTAGGACAAACTATACTCGCGCTCCGTCAAGAAAAGAAGATCACTCAGGAAGAATTAGTCGACAGATGCAATGTAAGCGTCAGAACAATTCAAAGAATTGAAGCAGGTGAAGTGACACCCAGAGATTCTACGCTAAAGATAATTCTGGAATCCTTGGACTACGACTTCAATCAAATTCAAGACCGATCGCAAAAGAAAAGAAGGCTTGATCTGCTGAATGTCGCATGGATCATGGGAACAATCTACTTCCTGACCGGAATAGCAGAATCCTTTTTAGACTTCTATCGATTTGAAATTGATTTACCCATCTACTACAGCTGGACTTATACCAGTGTTAAACTCATCATTTTAGCGACCTATATCTTCTTTATGTTTGGCTTTGTAGAAATTGGAAAGATCCATAATAACGCTTTTCTAAAAATCAGTGCTATTCTTATGCTTGGGTCCATGTCTATTATGGAGTTTTACGACATCATCACCCTATTCTCTAATTTTAGTGAAGAAGAATTCCTTTTAGTGAAAGGAATAGAGGGCGTCGTGTTTGCCGGAATTGATATAGCCTTCGGTGTAGCCCTTTTCAAACTAGCTTCAGAACTTGGAGACCTATCAAGAATAGCCGGAATCCTTCAAATTTTAGCTGGACTTTGCTTTTTATCCTTTGTACTCGGTTTTATTGGACTATTCATTTTACTGCCAGCCACCATTTTGCAAATCATGCTGATTTACAAAGTTTTTGATCGTTTAAAAGCTGCACAATAA
- a CDS encoding ATP-binding protein, whose amino-acid sequence MSFIKSAILCLTFLPLLSSYSWAQSSEKGLPFIDYYAPSDYRAGSFNFNVIRDSLGIYYFSNDDGVLVYNGVDWNLIKITKEKSVYWLQQDEDGVIYVGSDGEFGYMQASESGKLSYVSLMDKIDPKYHDFGSVWEVACSSKEVIFRSKKYLFRLKDDQIKVFTGEGIEYDIAFTVNDTIYTRQVGTGLMYLNGDELTPVKGGEYFADMKVNMFLPFEDKLLVASRFDGLFLLDSEGTVEVFKTEADDFLKTYKIYHGCITSSGNYAFAAYTKGVVILDKQGQIVEMLDENSGLIDFQYLFVGMFDPHNLWIANGVGTSKVKIQSPLSYFDERRGLKDVGTDIIRYKGNMYATTLRGLYKMQPNEFGAHFIPFNHEDYYEVFSLDKMVDKMIVGCQRGLVAFDNVNFEYLDTERLHYAQVSKDESEVFVGLGEVGMGVYYMDQSKFKLIRLEGFTEPIKKVEQLGDKIIFLSKYGTLGVVTHRESQGTHYLKLEESYEVGNASIAPCGDKILVIAREHWYYLDESGQLSEPRPLALSNKASKILQAVVLADEQMWVSYQDQRRINYNELVRMVDGNMEATGIAFGSSFHVNSSFSDQDSVLWFIGDEGAIRYDQKIPVTGELGDFSCHIEKMVLGKDSLIFENGFNVDPVDLPYDQTDIRFTFFTDEVNASDEKSFQYKLVGRDKDWSAWTQEAKKDYTGLSAGTYTFQVRAKNAVNQISKIDTYQFYVNRPWYRSRYAVIAYIAGILVLIYVLFRIRTASLEQAKQKLEYLVSKRTAEVEEQKRDLETQRLILQNANDTKNQLFSIIGHDLRSPLNSLQGLTDLIQHYQEEEQSHMVDEMVEHMAESVKRLRHLLDNLLTWALNQSGNFKVNPELIKVDYFLKEIMSILNESAKSKSITLKLTGASGCLIHADKNSLSTVIRNLINNAIKFSNENSEIEVNYSCDHEHTKIIISDQGVGIPKDKLEEIFELTHSTYGTNNEKGTGLGLVLVSEFVALNDGTIEVASESGKGTTFTLLFPNK is encoded by the coding sequence ATGAGTTTTATAAAGTCAGCAATACTGTGTTTAACCTTCCTACCTCTTCTTAGCAGTTATTCATGGGCACAATCCAGTGAAAAAGGCTTGCCCTTTATTGACTATTATGCACCGTCAGACTATCGTGCTGGTAGTTTTAATTTCAATGTGATCCGTGATTCATTAGGAATTTATTATTTCTCTAATGACGACGGTGTATTGGTGTATAATGGCGTAGACTGGAATCTCATCAAAATTACTAAAGAGAAGTCTGTCTACTGGCTGCAGCAGGATGAAGATGGCGTGATTTACGTAGGATCGGATGGGGAGTTTGGCTACATGCAAGCTTCCGAAAGTGGTAAACTTTCATACGTTTCTCTTATGGATAAAATTGACCCTAAGTATCATGATTTTGGTTCGGTATGGGAAGTCGCATGTTCAAGCAAAGAAGTCATATTTAGATCCAAAAAATACTTATTCAGACTGAAAGATGACCAAATCAAAGTTTTCACCGGCGAAGGCATAGAGTATGACATAGCGTTTACAGTAAACGATACCATTTATACTCGTCAGGTGGGGACTGGTTTAATGTATCTAAATGGTGACGAATTGACGCCAGTAAAAGGGGGAGAATACTTTGCTGATATGAAGGTTAATATGTTCTTGCCATTTGAGGATAAGTTGCTTGTAGCCAGTCGATTTGATGGATTGTTCCTTTTGGATAGCGAAGGTACGGTAGAGGTTTTCAAAACTGAAGCCGATGACTTTTTAAAGACCTACAAAATTTACCATGGATGTATCACGTCTAGTGGCAATTATGCCTTTGCTGCCTATACAAAAGGGGTGGTGATATTGGATAAGCAAGGGCAAATTGTTGAAATGCTGGATGAAAATTCAGGGCTAATCGACTTTCAGTATTTATTTGTGGGCATGTTCGATCCCCATAATCTTTGGATTGCCAATGGAGTAGGAACAAGTAAGGTGAAAATTCAGTCACCATTGTCTTATTTTGATGAGCGCCGTGGGCTTAAGGACGTAGGAACGGACATCATCAGATACAAAGGGAATATGTACGCGACCACTTTGCGTGGATTGTACAAAATGCAACCCAATGAGTTTGGTGCTCATTTCATACCATTTAATCATGAAGATTACTATGAGGTATTTTCTCTGGACAAAATGGTTGACAAAATGATCGTAGGTTGCCAACGTGGCCTTGTAGCTTTTGATAATGTAAATTTTGAATATTTGGATACTGAAAGATTGCATTATGCCCAGGTGTCTAAAGATGAATCAGAAGTCTTTGTTGGCCTGGGCGAAGTAGGCATGGGGGTTTATTATATGGACCAGTCGAAATTCAAGTTGATTCGGCTAGAAGGTTTTACTGAGCCCATCAAAAAAGTTGAGCAATTAGGTGATAAAATTATTTTCTTATCAAAGTACGGCACGTTGGGTGTAGTCACACATCGAGAATCGCAGGGTACACATTATCTAAAACTAGAAGAGTCTTATGAAGTGGGTAATGCGTCAATCGCTCCCTGCGGAGATAAGATTTTAGTCATAGCTCGTGAGCACTGGTATTATCTGGATGAGTCTGGTCAATTGTCTGAACCTAGACCTTTAGCCTTATCAAATAAAGCTTCCAAAATTCTACAAGCGGTGGTACTGGCTGACGAGCAAATGTGGGTTAGCTATCAGGATCAGCGACGGATAAACTACAATGAATTAGTACGAATGGTGGATGGAAATATGGAAGCTACAGGGATTGCTTTTGGTTCCAGTTTTCATGTGAATTCGTCTTTTTCAGATCAGGATAGTGTTTTATGGTTTATTGGAGATGAAGGTGCTATTAGATACGATCAGAAAATACCAGTCACAGGAGAGTTAGGGGATTTCAGCTGCCATATCGAAAAAATGGTTTTAGGCAAGGATTCCTTAATTTTCGAAAATGGATTTAATGTCGATCCTGTGGATTTGCCCTATGATCAAACAGATATTCGCTTCACTTTCTTTACAGATGAGGTAAATGCAAGTGATGAAAAATCCTTTCAATATAAATTGGTGGGACGGGACAAAGATTGGTCTGCCTGGACACAGGAAGCCAAAAAGGATTATACTGGTCTGAGTGCTGGTACTTACACGTTTCAGGTCAGAGCCAAAAATGCCGTTAATCAGATAAGTAAAATTGACACTTATCAGTTCTATGTTAATCGACCATGGTATCGGTCCAGATATGCGGTCATAGCTTATATCGCTGGTATACTGGTTTTGATTTATGTGTTGTTCAGAATTAGAACGGCTAGTCTGGAGCAAGCCAAGCAAAAGTTGGAATATTTGGTTTCTAAAAGGACTGCAGAAGTAGAGGAGCAAAAGCGCGATCTGGAGACTCAACGACTTATTCTTCAGAATGCCAATGATACCAAAAATCAATTATTTTCCATCATCGGTCATGACTTAAGGAGTCCGCTTAATTCCTTGCAGGGTCTGACTGATTTGATTCAGCACTATCAGGAAGAAGAACAAAGCCATATGGTCGACGAAATGGTCGAACATATGGCTGAGTCAGTAAAAAGATTGAGACATCTGCTCGACAACTTACTAACCTGGGCCCTGAACCAATCGGGTAATTTTAAAGTAAATCCGGAGCTTATCAAGGTGGATTATTTTCTCAAAGAGATTATGTCTATTCTAAATGAGTCAGCCAAATCAAAATCGATAACGCTCAAATTGACCGGAGCTTCAGGGTGCTTGATTCATGCGGATAAAAACTCTTTGTCTACAGTAATAAGAAATCTGATCAATAACGCGATTAAGTTTTCAAATGAAAATTCTGAAATTGAGGTGAATTACTCTTGTGATCATGAGCATACAAAAATCATCATATCCGACCAAGGAGTAGGCATTCCAAAAGATAAATTGGAAGAGATATTTGAACTGACGCACTCTACCTATGGTACCAACAATGAAAAAGGTACCGGTTTAGGGCTGGTTTTGGTGAGTGAGTTTGTAGCTCTCAATGATGGGACGATTGAGGTAGCCAGCGAATCCGGAAAAGGAACCACCTTCACACTTTTATTTCCTAATAAGTAG
- a CDS encoding ABC transporter permease yields the protein MDELKPPKWVTRFLDVFCKEEHSEMLKGDLYELYADRYQKKGKWYAKLLVWFDAFDLLRPFLLKKNSITHNNTIAMFKNFLKIAYRNFMRQRVYSLINTAGLAIGVACFLLIFLYIHDELGYDRFHSKSDRTYRILEHFESDGVGEHSASQPFPVGPSLINDYPVQIDHMTRLFDFQSPFLALANRKLDRSFNEPNVFFVDSTFFDVFDFEMIVGDKRTALDEPNSILITETMAKKYFSEENPLGQNLEFQGERNLVVKGILADAPHNAHFQFDFLVSFSTLRAHYKERNQERTMNGWYWNPCWTYLVLNENTDPKTLSDMLPDFVQKYFQEGIRDDITMELQPLTDIHLKSKLDYEIQANSNESNIYVFSAVAVFVLLIAVINFINLSTARATKRAKEVGIRKALGSLKKQLIYQFIFESILQTILALIIAVMGIVFILPSFNALTEKSITLMTFWSPVYLSAVAGLTLFVGLVAGFYPAFVLSSFKTTEVIKGGKLNNHGMNFRKVLVILQFSISMVLIVGTIVAIKQLQFLQDDDLGFNKEAVIMVPVIGTPIANHYESMKSEMLTNSAIKSVTALEEVLGAKHQVMNYTFEGIEKSKPYPRLFMRHDFLKTFDIPLLAGRTYDESHVTDDSLALVVNETMIKQLGYGTPEAAIGKGVELMRRRKGKIIGVVEDFNFTSKHHPMSPIALDLWTQPFTFNLFMKYMAVKVDANNLQESIAIVESNWQKFIPSRPFEYFFLEDRLNESYKAESKLSMITTVFSGLAILVACLGLFGLATFTMEQRTKEIGIRKVLGIQTKDIVLLLSKDFMILVVISFVIAAPIAYLMIDWWLASFAYRIDLMLWPFAVAGLATFLVAMITVGAHSLKAATINPVKTLKYE from the coding sequence ATGGATGAATTAAAACCACCGAAATGGGTCACTCGGTTTTTGGATGTCTTTTGTAAGGAAGAGCATTCAGAAATGCTCAAAGGAGACCTGTATGAACTCTACGCCGATAGATATCAGAAGAAGGGTAAATGGTATGCAAAGCTCTTGGTTTGGTTTGATGCATTCGATTTACTCAGACCTTTTCTACTCAAAAAAAACTCAATAACACATAACAACACAATCGCCATGTTCAAAAATTTTCTCAAAATAGCTTATCGAAATTTCATGCGCCAGCGTGTGTATAGTTTGATTAATACCGCAGGTCTGGCTATTGGGGTCGCTTGTTTTTTGTTGATCTTCCTGTATATCCACGATGAGTTGGGTTATGATCGCTTTCACTCTAAATCTGATAGAACATACCGGATATTAGAACACTTTGAAAGTGACGGCGTGGGAGAACATTCTGCTAGTCAGCCATTTCCTGTTGGACCATCATTGATCAATGATTACCCTGTTCAGATCGATCATATGACAAGGTTATTTGATTTTCAGTCACCTTTTTTGGCTTTGGCCAATCGAAAATTGGATCGAAGCTTCAATGAACCGAATGTCTTTTTTGTAGACTCTACTTTTTTCGATGTTTTTGACTTTGAAATGATAGTTGGAGATAAGCGTACGGCACTGGATGAACCAAATTCTATTCTCATTACAGAAACAATGGCTAAGAAATATTTTAGCGAAGAAAATCCCTTAGGGCAAAATCTGGAGTTTCAGGGAGAAAGAAATTTGGTGGTGAAGGGGATACTCGCAGATGCACCACACAACGCTCATTTTCAATTCGACTTTTTGGTTTCCTTTTCTACTTTGAGAGCGCATTACAAAGAGCGAAATCAAGAACGAACCATGAATGGATGGTATTGGAATCCTTGTTGGACCTATTTGGTGCTTAATGAAAATACAGATCCAAAGACATTATCAGACATGCTTCCTGATTTTGTACAGAAATATTTTCAAGAAGGCATTAGAGATGATATCACTATGGAATTGCAACCACTGACTGATATTCATTTGAAGTCGAAATTGGACTATGAAATTCAAGCCAATAGTAATGAAAGCAATATTTATGTGTTTTCTGCGGTAGCAGTTTTTGTGTTGTTGATAGCAGTTATCAACTTTATTAACCTTTCTACCGCAAGAGCTACTAAGCGAGCTAAGGAAGTAGGAATCAGAAAGGCACTAGGTAGTCTGAAAAAGCAGCTGATTTATCAGTTTATATTCGAATCTATTCTACAGACTATTCTTGCATTGATCATTGCCGTGATGGGCATTGTTTTCATATTGCCAAGCTTCAACGCACTGACAGAGAAATCAATCACATTGATGACTTTTTGGTCACCAGTCTACCTCTCGGCGGTGGCAGGACTTACCTTGTTTGTAGGGCTGGTTGCAGGGTTTTATCCAGCATTTGTGCTATCATCTTTCAAAACTACTGAGGTGATTAAAGGGGGCAAGCTCAATAATCATGGAATGAATTTTAGAAAGGTGTTGGTGATTCTTCAGTTTTCCATATCTATGGTCCTTATCGTTGGAACAATAGTGGCCATCAAACAGCTACAATTTTTGCAAGATGATGATTTAGGATTCAATAAGGAGGCGGTCATTATGGTGCCGGTTATTGGGACACCTATTGCCAATCATTACGAAAGTATGAAAAGTGAGATGCTGACTAATTCAGCTATTAAATCAGTAACTGCCTTAGAGGAGGTCTTGGGAGCCAAACATCAGGTTATGAATTATACATTTGAAGGTATAGAGAAATCTAAACCCTATCCGAGGCTTTTCATGAGACATGATTTTCTGAAAACTTTTGACATTCCGCTGTTGGCGGGAAGAACCTATGACGAGTCGCATGTTACCGACGATAGTTTGGCGCTGGTCGTGAATGAAACTATGATCAAGCAGTTGGGATATGGTACGCCAGAGGCTGCGATAGGAAAAGGCGTAGAATTAATGAGGCGTAGAAAAGGGAAAATTATTGGCGTGGTGGAGGATTTTAACTTCACTTCCAAACATCACCCGATGTCGCCTATTGCCTTAGATCTTTGGACTCAGCCTTTCACTTTCAATCTGTTTATGAAATATATGGCGGTAAAAGTAGATGCTAATAACCTTCAAGAATCTATTGCCATTGTTGAATCTAATTGGCAGAAGTTCATTCCGAGTAGACCGTTTGAGTATTTCTTTTTAGAAGATCGATTGAACGAGTCGTACAAAGCAGAAAGTAAGCTAAGTATGATCACAACCGTGTTTTCTGGACTGGCCATTCTGGTCGCTTGTTTAGGCTTGTTTGGATTGGCCACTTTTACCATGGAGCAGCGGACTAAGGAGATTGGAATTAGAAAAGTACTCGGAATTCAAACCAAGGATATCGTCTTGCTTTTGTCTAAAGACTTTATGATCCTTGTCGTTATATCCTTCGTAATAGCAGCACCTATCGCTTACCTGATGATTGATTGGTGGTTGGCAAGTTTTGCCTATCGCATCGATCTAATGCTATGGCCTTTTGCAGTGGCAGGATTGGCTACATTTCTGGTGGCCATGATCACAGTGGGGGCACATTCACTCAAAGCGGCGACCATTAATCCTGTAAAAACGTTGAAATATGAGTAA
- a CDS encoding PadR family transcriptional regulator, with product MKGTYLGEFEELVLLVIGVLNENAYSISIKEELKERTGRNPSIGALHSALNRLTEKGFISSQEGGATKERGGRRKRFYTITSAGRAAAREAHDLRTGLYQAMPSLSFKGLSLVWMN from the coding sequence ATGAAAGGAACATATCTTGGAGAGTTTGAAGAACTCGTGCTTTTGGTCATTGGTGTATTAAATGAAAATGCCTACAGTATTTCAATCAAAGAAGAACTCAAAGAGCGAACAGGAAGAAACCCTAGTATCGGTGCCTTGCACTCTGCACTCAATAGATTGACAGAAAAAGGCTTTATTAGTTCACAAGAAGGAGGAGCCACCAAAGAAAGGGGAGGAAGGAGAAAACGATTTTATACGATTACTTCTGCAGGCAGAGCCGCCGCTAGAGAAGCGCACGATTTACGAACCGGCCTGTATCAGGCCATGCCAAGTCTTTCCTTCAAGGGGCTATCATTGGTATGGATGAATTAA
- a CDS encoding bifunctional 4-hydroxy-2-oxoglutarate aldolase/2-dehydro-3-deoxy-phosphogluconate aldolase translates to MARFTRIEVAQQMGATGMVPVFYHKDIEICKKILKACYEGGVRVFEFVNRGDFAHEVFTELNKWAAKETPELILGIGSVVDAGTTSLYIQNGANFVVSPILNADMAKVCNRRKIAWSPGCGSLTEISYAEELGAEVVKIFPGSQVGGPSFVAAVKGPFPWSSIMPTGGVEPTEDNLKGWINAGVHCVGMGSKLFVKNSEGEYDYAGLTAKVKATLALIQKLRER, encoded by the coding sequence ATGGCACGATTTACAAGAATAGAAGTAGCGCAGCAGATGGGGGCCACCGGGATGGTGCCTGTGTTTTATCACAAAGACATCGAGATCTGCAAAAAGATATTGAAGGCCTGTTACGAAGGCGGAGTAAGAGTTTTCGAATTTGTCAACAGAGGCGATTTCGCTCATGAGGTTTTCACTGAATTGAACAAATGGGCAGCCAAAGAAACACCTGAGTTGATCTTAGGTATTGGGTCTGTGGTAGATGCAGGCACTACTTCTTTGTACATTCAAAATGGAGCCAACTTTGTAGTCTCTCCTATCTTGAATGCAGACATGGCGAAGGTTTGTAACCGTAGAAAAATCGCTTGGTCACCAGGCTGTGGTTCATTGACTGAAATCTCTTATGCTGAGGAATTAGGCGCTGAGGTGGTAAAAATCTTCCCTGGTTCTCAGGTAGGTGGACCATCTTTCGTAGCTGCCGTAAAAGGCCCATTCCCATGGAGTAGCATCATGCCTACTGGTGGTGTAGAGCCTACTGAAGACAACCTCAAAGGCTGGATCAACGCTGGCGTGCACTGTGTGGGTATGGGATCGAAATTGTTCGTGAAAAACTCCGAAGGAGAGTACGACTATGCTGGATTAACAGCAAAAGTGAAAGCTACTTTGGCTTTGATTCAGAAGTTGAGAGAACGTTAA